Within the Telopea speciosissima isolate NSW1024214 ecotype Mountain lineage chromosome 4, Tspe_v1, whole genome shotgun sequence genome, the region ATTTCCAATGATTCAACGTCATTGTGACCATGCCCAATACCAGCGCTATCAAGATTTTATGCTAgaatttcccaaaaatataaTGCGAGTGAACAACACAATCGACCGCCTAATCTTCTACCTCGGCTTGAACCATGGAGTATTCTGCTTGTTGAATGGGGACTAGTAGGCCAAGCTGGTCTTCTCTAGTGATAATACTCTTGTCCTCGACCAATTGCCCATGATGATCGGAACTATGGTCTCCCATCTTTGTCGCCAATTGGAGATTCTCTGCGGTGGACTTGACTTCACCATCTACACCACCCTTAGGCTGGTGTGAGCGCGAATGCTTCTTCCCACTTCATCTCTGCATCTCCGCACTGCCTGCACTCGCCTTTGCCAACCCTACTCAGTTACGGATGAAGCGAAGCCACGCATATTGCTAATTTGCGGATCCATGCGGAAAGCTTTGTACAAGCAGTCCTTGATCGCCTTACACAAAGAAGCTCTTGGACTCACACATCCTAACGGTTGTCCACGATACCGTTACCTTGTCTCGAGATGGAAGCGACTCTTCGTCACCCGATTCATGATGGATTACGAAATCCCACGATGAAGTTCTTTGCCGATACATTCAAGCGATCGACCGACTCCGGACACTTTCTCGAGTCCTCGACATCCCTGGCACTCTCCTTGCCGATGTTCTGAAGCCATTGAAACCATGGCTGCGGAGGCACCATGAGCTTGTTGCTCGAAGCGCGCTTCTTGCTCTCCTCAACGAGCCCAATCCTCTCTTTGCGGTCCACGGCGAAGATGACATCAATCTCGGATCGGACTAACGTCATCCCTGCCGTCATCACCATGGTCCCACATGAGCAGTCGCGGCCGCCCTCGTCACTGGCGACGACGAGCGTGCGCCGCCCTCGTCACCCCTGGCGTCATGCGGACCCATGAGCGTCTTTGAATAGTACCAGCCGCCCTACGTCGGCCCGCGTCGGCGTTACTATTcggaattgaaataaaatgttTGGAATCCGTGCCGACCTCTCCCTCTATATAAGGCGCTCATTTCTTGAGAAAGCGAGACCTAGCTCACGACTCTCGAGTTCCTCCTCTCGCCCCCTTCTATCTCTATTTCGATACCTTCTTTTAAGGATCGACCCCCCTGTTGtaaaattggtatcagagctttagtacgctctttttcttttctttgtaactGCACCTGACCAAACAGGTATAGAATTTGTTAATGATCTTTAGATAGTATCGAGGATCTACAAAGGATCGTCAATCCTATCTTCCGATCTGCAACAGAGTGAAAGAGGCAGACTTATTGCCAACTACTTGTAAGGATATGCACATATATTGAAGTTTTCTTTTCtgtatttcctttctttttctgttctttgttGAGACTTATGAGCACCAAACCGAAGACTATCTGCGAAGTGATAGATCGCTGAGGGTTACCCCCTTTGAGTACTGCGAAGGTCGTTTTATCGATCTAGAGTTCCGGTTAGCACACACACGAGCtggtttatttctttgtttatttctttgcttttatcttgtgatttccACGGCCATATATTTGCATAGGAGATTGATGTCTGAGGAACACCAGGTTGGAAGAACCGTGCGTGTTTAGGACCCTTGTCTCTCCCAGTATTGCAAACGGGTTTAGCCCCCAGGAAattatctttttaattgctGAGTTAATTAAtggcttcttttcctccttgttTTTGTGATGACCCACTCATCCCATATGACCACAGTATTCACGCACAGCACGATCGCACTAGCACTAGCGGTGCCCTCAATTATCTAATAGATCTCACCTTAGaacataatgaaaaaatatcaaaaaaattagataataCTCTCACTCTCTTGTCAGATCTGGTTGGAACCCAACCAGAACCACCTCCTGCGTACCCTCCCCGGGCTACTTTTCTTGTGATTAGCACTCTCCATGAGGATTCTTCTTCTGAACCTCCTCCTCCTGATGATAATTATATTTATCATAAGGAAATTATGGATCATTGGAAAGATCGGTATAAAGACTCCACTGATGAGTCAGAAAAAACCCGCCTTCTCTCCATGATGCAACAATTCTATGTTGAAAACCAACAGAGTTTTGTCGCACATAATTTCGTGCTTTTCTCTGACGATGACGACGACAAAATTCTTAACGAATCGTCCTCTGACTCAGCTTCGTCCTCCTCTGACTCAGACTTCGAGTCACCCCCCGAGTCTATCCTTGACTCACCTCCTGTTACCCACAGTACTCCCACTGTCGGTGATTCTTCTTCCAAACGCAAGGTTGGTCCTACAGACCATCTTGATACTGATGCGGACTTTCAACCCCACACTGGGGCCCGCACTTCTTTCGGTACTGACGATGTCTTTACCACTAACCCTGAGGTTCCCATCCTTACCCGAAAGGACGACCTCCATAAATATGGGTTAGCTTCCTATGGCACTTATTTGGATCTTACCAATATTGCCATTAAAGATTATGATAAGGCAATCACAGAATGGGCTCAaaccttttctttgttgattACCAATAACAAGGCCACATGGAAAGTAGAACAATTCTTAGAACACTTTTGTGGTTCCCTGCAAGGTGATGTCTTGcaatttattaaaaagtttGACCAAACTGAAGATGGAAAAGTTGCCAAAACAACCCTTCTGACCTATGTCTCAAATCCTGAGAAGGTCTTGGTCGATTTCACGAAGCTCTTAAAATCGAGTTTTGTGGTTACCATCACCCGACAAGCTTGCGAGAAGATGTCGGTTTCAATCTCACCAAGATTAAGCTTaataatttaaatgaatttgaagcgttttctaaaaaatatatgtatCTTTTTCAATTATTAGATCCCACAAAATCTGATTATTGGAAGGAACAATTCTTTCCGAAACTTCCTCCTCCTTGGGATGAATTATGTCACACGACATACCCAGGTTTCATCAACGATTCCAAATCTGTTGATACCCTTGGCAACCGAATCAATTTCGTGTTTCGCCATATCTTAGATCACTGTTTAAAGGCACGCGCCGCCAAACAGTTAAAACAGAAGGTCTCCCCTGGCCTCTGTAAAGATCTCCTTCAAAACGAATTTGAGTTTGGTACCAAGCCATCTCATTTCTCTAAATCCAAGTCTTTCAAATCCTTTCCTTTTCGTTCCAAGAACCGAAGGTATCATTGGAAGAAATTCCACAAAAAAGACTTTCCGTCAAAGGACTTTTCTTCGTCCAAGAACAAACGTTTCACCAAAAAACGTTTTGTTTCCAAACGTCTCCCTTACCTTGGTAAAAGGACAAATCTCAATGTACGCTACCCTCTGTAATGAAAAGGGCCATTTTGCCAATGAATGccctaacaaatccaagaatgCCCGTAAAATGATTCGTTACCTAGACAGAATGTAATTACgagattcttttcttctccaagttTCGACCCACAGAACTTCTCTATGAAGTCTTCTACGAATCGGACTATCAGTTACGATGACGACTCTTCGATTTCATTTTTATGGAAGACGAGTCCACATCCGTCTCGGCTCCTATTGAAATCCAACCGATCCCTTCTTCTGAAAACGAATCGGTTTCCCTTAACCACCTCATTCGTGAAGATGTCTCTTTTGACCCTAATCTCTTCACTAAGCTTAAATCCATTAAGCATGACGAGGTTTACAAGCTTTCCAAGCTTAACCCTGCAGTCTCGGCGTTTCTTTGACCAAGCAAGTGGCAATTCCCTTGCTCGATCTACGATGATGCGTCTCTTGAGATCTCTCTGTTCAATCCGGCTCAAATCCAACGATTGGTAGCCAAACACCCTCGATTGAGATACATTCATATTGGTCTCATTGATTGAACTCTTGCTCTCTTTCGTCAAGGCATAGATACTCTGTTATCATTCTTTGTCTTTGACAAAAGATTCCTTTCGACCCAATCAATGCCTTAATCGGTGGAATTGAGTCCAACCTTATTcacggttcggtctggttcaaacttaGACCCAACTTCTTCCTCTCTGTCCAGGATCCCAACCTTTGTGATTCAGTGGTTCTTAAAATTAAGACCCAATGGTGGCATGAAAGCAGACAGCCATAACATCATTTGTTAGTGGAAATGTTTGCACGAATTAACTAATGTTACTTCTACCAAACTATTGCCTCTTCCGGATAAGCGGTTCGTCGAACTCTTGAACCTAAACCTTTCGAACACGAGATTCAACCTCGTTTACTCGATTGGCATGATATCCAACTACCCCAGGAATGGATGCTCTCCGATATTCTTGATACCCCTCAAAATATCACTGCTCCTTCTCCTCCTACCTTTGAACTACAGGCTTCTGGAAATAATATCTATTTTCGCCGACGTTCTACTGGTTCTCCTTCTCCTGCTCGAACATCGAGTACTCCTTCGCTTAGATCCGCCATACCTGGCTCGTCTAATACCTCGATTGGCTCTTCTTCTCGCCATTCCGTTTCTTCATATATTCCAAGCAATATGCCTGGATTCACCCCGTAGAACTGGATACCTCCTTCTGCTCGAGCATTCAAAGCTCCCCTCCGTAAAGATTTTTCTGACACCGATTCGACTGCTGTCATTAATATCTTTCATCGGTACATCACCTCCAATACCGATATTTTCTTTCAATCtaatcaaaaccccaaaaactacACCTATGTGAAGGGTCATTTTGATTTTTCTGGTTTCAAACCATACACTCTCGATGTCCTcatggataccggtgctaccgGCTGCATTTGTaaatcaactgcacttcctggCCATCGTTGGGAAAAATTGGAACAACCCACGTATATTAGTGGTGTTTCGGGTCCCACAACGACCCTTGAGTATCGCGCTCACAATATCCCAATCTACTTCCAAAACAAGCGATTTATAATTCCAAAAATTACTTGTTTTCCCACTATGCATGGTGATTTTATCCTTGGTACGAACTTTATGCATAAGTATCTACCGTTCATCTTGCATTCTGATTCTGTTCAACTACACCATCCCTCTGGTGCTATTTCTCTTCCCTTACTCCTCTCTCACAAATCTGTTTGTGATGATTTCAGTTTTATCCCTCAACGGATTTCTTCCTCCGTTCTTCAACAGGTTCCCTCTGTTGATTGGTCACAGTCTGTCACCTCCGCCATTTCCCATTGGCTCCTTGACAAACTCTCTTCTCATTTTACTGACCAACCCCTCCTTCATTGGGAAAAAAGCCCTCGTTGGTGTTCTATCCAACTGACTAATCCTAACACGATTATTCGGGTAAAACCCATTCTCTACCTCAACGCCGATATCGACGAATTCGATAAACAGATCTCCGAATTATTGGCTCTCCGACTTATTGAACCTTCAACAAGTCCTCACTCTTCGCTGCTTTTATGAGTACGCAATCATGCGGAAATAAAGCGTGGCAAAAGCCGTATGGTTATAAACTATAAGCGTTTAAACCAACACATTGTCTTCGACGGATACTTCATTCGCGAAAAAGCGTTCTTATCCACCGTGCCAAGCAGGCTAAGATTTGATAAATTTGACTTAAAATCGCCACGGCAAATTAAGCTCACGAGGAATCCAAACCTCTCACGGCTTTCTCTACTCCTTTTAATCGCCATTACCAATGGACGGTTATGCCCTTCGGATTATGTCTTGCCCCAGGTTTTCCAACGTTGGATTGACTCCATCTTTGGTTCCCTCTCTTTTTGTGTGGCGTATATAGCGACATCCTCGTCTTCTCCGATTCTCCTACGGAACATACGAAGCACCTTCGTATCATCGGTGATTTATTCCTCACCCATGGAATAATCCTTTCTCCCACAAAATCGAACTCGAAAAACTCGAATCGAATTTCTTGGTCTCATCCTTAGTGATCAAGGcctccaactccaagatcacaTCCGATCAAAATTAAGGATTTTCCCTCTGTCCTCCGTGACAAACAGCATCTCCAACAGTTCCTAGGTATCTTAAACTATGGACGCAATTACATAAAAGACCTCTCAACTAAAGAAAAAGTCTTTTACTAAAATTGAAAAAGATGTTGACTTTTCTTGGACCCCATCGACACACGGATCGTCCTTGACATCTGCACCGAGATTACCCAATCTTGTCCGTCTGTTTACTTCCCTCTTCTTTGGTGATCTCTTGATCTTAGAGGcgatgctagcaatgaacattGGGGCTGTGTCACGAAAGCACGACCCCTCAAAACCCTTCTCGATGAGCAAATTTGCGGATACAACTCGGCAAGTTTACCCGGCTCATGAGAAttataatatttatgaaaaagaaattctaGCCATTGTAAATGCTATTCAACGGTTTAGAATTTATCTTTTACCTGAGAAGTTTCTTATTAGAACTGATAATCAAGCGGTTCGTGATtttcttaaaaccaaaatcaaagaaactaaTTCTCGCCGTATAAATTGGGCCAATCTGATTAACCAATATCAGTATGAAATTGTACATGTTAAAGGCACTGACAATTTTTTGGCTTATTATCTTAGCAGGCCGCCGACATCATGAATCCTCGGCATCCCCCTGATAAGGGTAAAGGTAAAGCTCCCGCGACACCACATCGCAAGAGCAAAAAGAAAGCCTCTTCTCTTGGCTTACTCCCTACCCCGTGGTGGTATTCTCATTAGAGAACCCCAAGTAATGGCGAGTACCTACCCAATGGACTCCCCCTGGTTACACTCGAGTTCGCCACACAATgaattctctccttccccttctcgaCCATTTAGTCCCTATTTCTTCCCGGAAATAGTCAAGAACAGAGTAAGGATCCTTTTTATTTGTGGAATATATCTACCCACTACTCCCGGATTGTACAACAACAATCGGCGGCTAATATTCCGCCTTCAATTTTTGGTCATCGGTCTCCAACACcactgatttctttcatcaCGATGGCATACCTACCAAGTGGTACCATCGTTGAATACCTTGTGGAAGACGCGAGTTGCGGCGGAAAAGCCGTTTCGATCTTGCTCTTACCGCCTTCTCCAAAGCTCTTGGATCTTTCTATGCCAAGCACTTAGCCTTGATCTATTGTACTCGACTCAATTAGACAAGCGATTGGGACGATGTTACTTCCCCGAGAAAGTACACAGCTTTCTTCAGATTGCAGATTGTATCGAAGCTCATTTAAAAGATGCTCTCTTCCATAAAGCATACAAAATCTGCCTATATTTAAAAGCTAAAGAAATCCTTCCCCGAGAAATATTTCCAATGATTCAACGTCATTGTGACCATGCCCAATACCAGCGCTATCAAGATTTTATGCTggaatttcccaaaaatataaTGCGGACTGAACAACACAATCAGCACCAATCAGCCAAAACTGCTTCGTGATCGAGATTTCCAATTAGATTCCAAAATACTCCTATCATCACTGTCAAAAAATATTATCAAGGTCAAAAATTTGGTCACTACACTATGTCAACCTttgaatcaaaaggttttaagattagtacaacgaaaacaaaacaaacactgGGATGGATGATGAGACAGTAAAactaatgagagagagagagagagagagaatttgcaAAGCGATCATTTTATGTATCTGGgcttaatcataaataaagaaagagaaataaaggatgatgttaccaaaaaattaaaataggatagatgaagtggagaggctTCTCCAGAGAGTGTTGTGTACATGATTAATGTAAATCTTTGGCCAAGTACTACTAAGAAAAAGTCAAGGCACAACTTAAACCATTAATCCAGTTTTGAGGTTTGGCTAAACCATTGGTCAAGTTATAGGTCAAAGTTGAGGAAGAAATAACCAATAATGAAAAATCCTTATTAGGTTTAGAGACAATGGTCTATTTTTCACAACCATAATATCCTTGTAGCTAGATGAAGATGTAGACACTCGGCTTTGAAATCACTTGTGCTCTTAGATGATCTCCATAGAAGATGTCTTCAAAATGATCATATCAATTAgagatttattattttttctcataACTTAGTGATCAATGCTCGCTTAACTTCTCAAGGTTTTGATTCTTTAGAGAAGTTGATTGGAATGTCTTTACTTGTAAAAGTAATCCTTTGATTGACATCAGCCACAACAAAAAGTAATAAAGATCTAGCTTTCATCACTCATTATGGTCAAAACATTATTAGCAAATATACAATATTCCAAGATTCTTATTTaggcagcgtttggtatgcattctatgtTGATTTCTTATTCTCGATCATATGATAAAAATGCTTGTTTTTATCGTTTGATAATACAAAATCGACCtaaaatacataccaaatacAGTCTTAGATGTCCCCAAGATAATATTGAAATATGAGGTATTAAATACCAAACTGTTAGATATCtcatctgtaatttttttttaatttaacaaAAAACAGTTGACTTTTCTTAAACTCAAATCTATGGTCGGCGGTCAAACAATAAATCCCAATATAAGGAGTAAGAATATTATCAAACTAGACATTTGAATATTATTTCACCAAAATTATGACATTGAATTATTGGAATATTAATTAGATCTATCATGTGCACCcttagaaaaaaaagaaaaggcaacCCTAAAGACTTAAACTGCTTCATTCAGACAGACCCATTACAAGTTTACTTTTGACTTACTGAAAGGACTGTGGAATAGCTTAATTTGCCTCTAACATGCTCCACTTGGAGGTTCCGGCAATAGAGGAAAATAATCTACCTCCAACAAATGCTGAATCACCAATTTTTTATTCCCTTAATACACAAtacaagcatatatatatatatatatatataagtcaTAAATTTtggaaccaaaccaaaaccatccTTAATTGAAACAATATTATTTACATCAACTAATGAGTTAATTACTGTTTGTCAAGGTATCTCTTTACTAATAAATATTAGGAGAAAAATTCTTTATAGGGAGTGTACATATCGCCCACACCCAGACACAGAAGgagacaaaatgaccaccccacccccatgatgccaatgtgcATGTAGGGGCCAatctcccccacagagaactccaaCCTTAAATATTAATCTTTATTTTAGAATAATCTCTGCATTCTTTAAGAGGGCGGGCTTCAACGGaacggtaaggttgcttcattgtgaCTTAGTGATCGTGGGTTCGAGTCTATGACTCTCTCCAAACCCCACAATGAttggagccttgtgcattggttACACCCTCTTTTAACCTTTGCATGCTTTAACATTGAACTCAGATTAACAAAACTAGTTTGAATAAGGAACAAAAGGGAAGTGGAAGGGGTTGTAACTTAGAAAATGGTTATGTAGATTGTGTTGTAGTTTCCTTTGAGCTCTTGCCCCTAGGGATGGGATCTTTATTCTCTCAGGTTCTCTATTCGGTACAGTTGTTCGATTCCTCTCATAAGAGgacggaaatgacgacctaaccctcTTGCCTGAACACATTGCcggggtgggatccacccccctcttattagaagcACCGAACAACTGTACCAAacagagaacctgagaggataaaaatttccCTAGGGATTGGTGTTATATCAAAGGATTTCAATGGGCTTCATAGCAGAAGTTGGATCACAACGGGTGGGATTAGCCTCTCACGACGGTTAATGTAGCTAGGTAGTCTAAGTAGGCTTTAATTTGCCTAAGTGTAGTAATTAATCTAGATCCATCTTTTAATATGAAAACTAAATTACAACTTTAATTAACTCTAATGTAATGCCAAAACCTAGCTATATGGTATAGACTATAGACTATGGGCATAGATTATAAGCTATATCAGACAAAGACAAACAACATGTAAACCGTCCAAATATCAAAACCACATTAAAAATGGCGCCAGCACAGTCTATTTCAAACAAAACCTATAACCTAATTTGTATAATTTTCCCACTTGGTTCGGGTTTTTTCCTACTTGGATCGGGTTTGTCAAGGTGACATTGATGGAATAATGGTTGGTTCTGATCATCAATTGTTcatagaatattaaaaaaaagatgatCAGATTCCTgtacccaaacccaaataaaatgGATATGGATCACTACCCGATCCATTTAATGCCCTAGCTTGGATTTGATTAACTTATTAAGATAATCCCAATAGAATAGGTCTTGACTATAGTTTGTTCGTGGCCACTTTGCTTTCATTAGTCCGTTTGTTTATCTGTGAACCCCACTCTGACGTAGGCAATGATGTCattccaaaaaatataaatattttaatgATAGCTTGCACCAAAACTAATGCAGATTCACATAGATAACCTAAGttaaaaacaacaacaacagcaacaataacaacagaaaaaaaaaaaaaaaaaaaaaaccctcataaccaaaagaatataaacacgTAAATATGCTTAGAATTTAACATGTGAGAGAGCTCTCAACTCAAAGAATGGGAACAGTAGAACAAACCCATCAAGCTCCTCATGTTCTTGTTGTTATCTTATCCATTCAAGGCCACATAAACCCAATGCTTCAGTTCTCTAAAAGATTATTCTCCAAAGGTATTAGGGTTAGATTAGCCATCACCATCTCTGTTGCCAAATCCATGCATACCAAAATTTGCCCTAATATTATTAGTGTAGACACTTTCTCTGATGGTTATGATAATGGGATCAAGAAAGAAGATAAGATTGAAAGTTATATTGAGAGATCTAAACTTGTTGGTTCACAAACCTTAGGAGATCTCATCAAGAAACAAGAAAGTTTGGGAAATCCCATTACTTGTGTTGTTTATGATTCATTTTATCCATGGGTTCTTGATGTAGCTAAACAATTTAATTTGCCTGTTGCTTCTTTCTTCACTCAATCTTGTGCTGTTTGCAACATTTACTACCATGTTCAACAAGGTCTACTGAAGGTACCCGTCGCCGGTCCGATGGTTTCGATTCCCGGATTGCCACCGCTTGCGATCGCCGATTTGCCATCTTTTGTTTCTGTGTATGAATCACATCCAGGAATACGTACTATAATGTTGAATCAATTCTCCAACATTGACAAAGCAGATTGGCTTCTCTTCAACACATTTGATAAGTTAGAGAATGAGGTAATTAAGCATTCTATTTGAATCCCTTTTCAAGTTTAATTAAGTATTTTGTATTAATCTTAATGAttaatcctctttttttttttttttttaggttgtAAGTTGGATGTCAAATCTATGGCCAATCAAGACAGTTGGACCAACTGTTCCTTCTATCTATTTAGACAAGAGGATTGAAGGTGATAAAGATTATGGTCTTGACCTTTTCAAGCCAAGTAATGAAATCTGCATGAACTGGTTAAATATGAGGGAAACTAATTCTGtaatttatgtttcttttggaAGTAATGTTTCACTTGGTGAAGAACAGATGAAGGAAATAGCATTGGCTCTTAAGGAGGGTAATAAGTATTTTTTATGGGTAGTGAGGGAATCAGAAGAGAGAAAGCTTCCAAGTGATTTTGCTGAAGAAACATTTGAGAAAGGGTTGGTGGTGCAATGGTGTCCTCAATTGGAG harbors:
- the LOC122660344 gene encoding mogroside IE synthase-like, with protein sequence MGTVEQTHQAPHVLVVILSIQGHINPMLQFSKRLFSKGIRVRLAITISVAKSMHTKICPNIISVDTFSDGYDNGIKKEDKIESYIERSKLVGSQTLGDLIKKQESLGNPITCVVYDSFYPWVLDVAKQFNLPVASFFTQSCAVCNIYYHVQQGLLKVPVAGPMVSIPGLPPLAIADLPSFVSVYESHPGIRTIMLNQFSNIDKADWLLFNTFDKLENEVVSWMSNLWPIKTVGPTVPSIYLDKRIEGDKDYGLDLFKPSNEICMNWLNMRETNSVIYVSFGSNVSLGEEQMKEIALALKEGNKYFLWVVRESEERKLPSDFAEETFEKGLVVQWCPQLEVLSHKAVACFITHCGWNSTLESLCLGIPMVGLPKWTDQTTNAKFVEDEWEVGLRIKVEENGIWRKEEIEACIREVTEGEKGKEMRKNCNRWKELAKEAVDEGGSSDKNIEDFIQSMLCTLR